From Oreochromis niloticus isolate F11D_XX linkage group LG14, O_niloticus_UMD_NMBU, whole genome shotgun sequence, one genomic window encodes:
- the timm8b gene encoding mitochondrial import inner membrane translocase subunit Tim8 B, translating into MDGFDNLSASEKAEATELQRMIAVEQQKAQFQAQVHSFTDVCWDKCVDTPGSKLDYRTETCLVSCVERFIDTTLSITNRFTQMVQKGTQ; encoded by the exons ATGGACGGCTTTGATAACTTGAGCGCGTCGGAGAAGGCAGAGGCGACGGAGCTGCAGCGCATGATCGCCGTCGAGCAGCAGAAAGCGCAGTTCCAGGCTCAG GTGCACAGTTTCACCGACGTCTGCTGGGATAAATGTGTGGACACTCCAGGCTCAAAGCTGGACTACAGGACAGAGACGTGCCTGGTGAGCTGCGTGGAGCGATTCATTGACACCACCCTCAGCATCACCAACCGCTTCACACAGATGGTGCAGAAAGGCACTCAGTGA
- the il4i1 gene encoding L-amino-acid oxidase isoform X2 — protein MNRLMTTYETLPLTEVSISSHGVKKKPRLWSSIVEMTSHMALCKLFPLVLVAVLVLTVNGIIGDPLFECLQDTDYSELLDIVEKGLPAAKTPRHVAIVGGGIAGLTAAKFLEDAGHKVTIIEASNRIGGRVETFRNRREGWYAELGAMRIPSFHKILLSFASKLQIPMNRFIQDDINTYYLVNGVLHKTYTVENNPSVLNYSLSDRERGKTAAQLFSQALWKITAVICWGGMSSQEYLVKEGNLSRGALRMIGDILNENSLFYTSLIEMMYMQSDISDNVEYFEVTDGFEHLPRAFYQVLNATILLNSKVKLINQTGGRNVTITYQDQHNSGSLTNLTVDYTLVTATAKATLFIDFQPPLSGDKMEALRSVHYTSSTKVVLSFKERFWDKEGIRGGKSITDRPARFIYYPSHTFPRTSAGALLASYTCSDDSALFQGMNDGELMAVVLEDLVKIHGEYIRPLWTGGLVKKWGLDPYSLGAFVLFTPYQQGHYARELFQSEGRVHFAGEHTATPHGWIETSIKSALRAAKNVNSLTL, from the exons ATGAATAGGCTCATGACAACTTACGAGACACTACCTTTGACAGAG GTTTCCATTTCCTCTCACGGTGTGAAAAAGAAGCCCAGACTGTGGAGTTCCATCGTCGAGATGACGTCTCACATGGCACTGTGCAAACTCT TTCCTCTGGTTCTAGTGGCGGTTTTGGTGCTCACTGTGAATGGGATAATAGGAGATCCCCTGTTTGAGTGCCTCCAAGACACAGACTACAGCGAGCTTCTTGACATCGTGGAGAAAGGTCTTCCTGCTGCAAAGACGCCTCGACACGTAGCAATCGTTGGCGGGGGCATCGCTGGACTGACGGCTGCCAAGTTTCTAGAAGATGCTGGACATAAG GTGACCATAATCGAGGCCAGTAATCGTATCGGAGGACGTGTGGAGACCTTCAGGAACAGAAGAGAGGGCTGGTACGCAGAACTGGGGGCCATGAGGATCCCGAGCTTTCATAA gattttgctttcttttgcGTCCAAATTACAAATACCTATGAACCGCTTCATCCAAGATGACATCAACACCTACTACTTGGTAAATGGAGTGCTACATAAAACCTATACAGTTGAAAACAACCCCAGCGTGCTCAACTACAGCTTGTCTGATAGGGAGAGGGGGAAAACGGCCGCTCAGCTCTTCAGCCAGGCGCTGTGGAAG ATCACAGCTGTAATCTGTTGGGGGGGAATGTCCTCACAGGAGTATCTGGTGAAGGAGGGCAATCTGAGTCGTGGAGCCCTGAGGATGATTGGGGACATCCTGAATGAAAACAGCCTCTTCTACACATCACTGATCGAGATGATGTACATGCAGTCAGACATCAGTGACAACGTCGA GTACTTTGAGGTGACTGATGGCTTTGAACACCTCCCCAGAGCTTTCTACCAGGTCTTAAATGCCACCATCCTCCTCAACTCCAAGGTCAAGCTCATAAACCAGACAGGTGGTAGAAATGTGACCATCACCTATCAGGACCAGCACAACTCAGGTTCCCTGACTAACCTAACGGTGGACTACACCCTGGTCACTGCCACAGCCAAGGCCACCCTGTTCATTGACTTCCAGCCCCCTCTCTCTGGGGACAAGATGGAGGCCCTGCGCTCAGTTCATTACACCAGCTCCACCAAGGTGGTGCTTAGTTTCAAGGAGCGCTTCTGGGATAAAGAGGGCATCAGAGGAGGGAAGAGCATCACAGACCGGCCCGCTCGCTTCATCTACTACCCCAGCCACACCTTCCCCAGGACATCCGCAGGTGCACTGCTGGCATCCTACACCTGCTCTGATGACTCCGCCCTCTTCCAGGGCATGAATGATGGGGAGCTGATGGCTGTGGTCCTGGAGGACTTGGTGAAGATCCACGGAGAGTATATCAGGCCTCTGTGGACAGGGGGGCTGGTGAAGAAGTGGGGCTTGGATCCTTATAGTCTGGGAGCCTTTGTCCTGTTCACACCTTACCAGCAGGGGCACTATGCCAGAGAACTGTTCCAGAGTGAGGGACGGGTACACTTTGCAGGGGAGCACACGGCCACACCTCACGGATGGATCGAAACGTCCATCAAGTCTGCACTCAGGGCAGCTAAAAATGTTAACAGTCTTACACTGTAG
- the il4i1 gene encoding L-amino-acid oxidase isoform X1: MNRLMTTYETLPLTEVSISSHGVKKKPRLWSSIVEMTSHMALCKLFPLVLVAVLVLTVNGIIGDPLFECLQDTDYSELLDIVEKGLPAAKTPRHVAIVGGGIAGLTAAKFLEDAGHKVTIIEASNRIGGRVETFRNRREGWYAELGAMRIPSFHKILLSFASKLQIPMNRFIQDDINTYYLVNGVLHKTYTVENNPSVLNYSLSDRERGKTAAQLFSQALWKVRDDVKAIGCSATLDKYDSYTVKEYLVKEGNLSRGALRMIGDILNENSLFYTSLIEMMYMQSDISDNVEYFEVTDGFEHLPRAFYQVLNATILLNSKVKLINQTGGRNVTITYQDQHNSGSLTNLTVDYTLVTATAKATLFIDFQPPLSGDKMEALRSVHYTSSTKVVLSFKERFWDKEGIRGGKSITDRPARFIYYPSHTFPRTSAGALLASYTCSDDSALFQGMNDGELMAVVLEDLVKIHGEYIRPLWTGGLVKKWGLDPYSLGAFVLFTPYQQGHYARELFQSEGRVHFAGEHTATPHGWIETSIKSALRAAKNVNSLTL, encoded by the exons ATGAATAGGCTCATGACAACTTACGAGACACTACCTTTGACAGAG GTTTCCATTTCCTCTCACGGTGTGAAAAAGAAGCCCAGACTGTGGAGTTCCATCGTCGAGATGACGTCTCACATGGCACTGTGCAAACTCT TTCCTCTGGTTCTAGTGGCGGTTTTGGTGCTCACTGTGAATGGGATAATAGGAGATCCCCTGTTTGAGTGCCTCCAAGACACAGACTACAGCGAGCTTCTTGACATCGTGGAGAAAGGTCTTCCTGCTGCAAAGACGCCTCGACACGTAGCAATCGTTGGCGGGGGCATCGCTGGACTGACGGCTGCCAAGTTTCTAGAAGATGCTGGACATAAG GTGACCATAATCGAGGCCAGTAATCGTATCGGAGGACGTGTGGAGACCTTCAGGAACAGAAGAGAGGGCTGGTACGCAGAACTGGGGGCCATGAGGATCCCGAGCTTTCATAA gattttgctttcttttgcGTCCAAATTACAAATACCTATGAACCGCTTCATCCAAGATGACATCAACACCTACTACTTGGTAAATGGAGTGCTACATAAAACCTATACAGTTGAAAACAACCCCAGCGTGCTCAACTACAGCTTGTCTGATAGGGAGAGGGGGAAAACGGCCGCTCAGCTCTTCAGCCAGGCGCTGTGGAAG gtgagagatGATGTGAAGGCAATCGGCTGTAGTGCCACATTGGATAAATATGACTCCTACACAGTGAAG GAGTATCTGGTGAAGGAGGGCAATCTGAGTCGTGGAGCCCTGAGGATGATTGGGGACATCCTGAATGAAAACAGCCTCTTCTACACATCACTGATCGAGATGATGTACATGCAGTCAGACATCAGTGACAACGTCGA GTACTTTGAGGTGACTGATGGCTTTGAACACCTCCCCAGAGCTTTCTACCAGGTCTTAAATGCCACCATCCTCCTCAACTCCAAGGTCAAGCTCATAAACCAGACAGGTGGTAGAAATGTGACCATCACCTATCAGGACCAGCACAACTCAGGTTCCCTGACTAACCTAACGGTGGACTACACCCTGGTCACTGCCACAGCCAAGGCCACCCTGTTCATTGACTTCCAGCCCCCTCTCTCTGGGGACAAGATGGAGGCCCTGCGCTCAGTTCATTACACCAGCTCCACCAAGGTGGTGCTTAGTTTCAAGGAGCGCTTCTGGGATAAAGAGGGCATCAGAGGAGGGAAGAGCATCACAGACCGGCCCGCTCGCTTCATCTACTACCCCAGCCACACCTTCCCCAGGACATCCGCAGGTGCACTGCTGGCATCCTACACCTGCTCTGATGACTCCGCCCTCTTCCAGGGCATGAATGATGGGGAGCTGATGGCTGTGGTCCTGGAGGACTTGGTGAAGATCCACGGAGAGTATATCAGGCCTCTGTGGACAGGGGGGCTGGTGAAGAAGTGGGGCTTGGATCCTTATAGTCTGGGAGCCTTTGTCCTGTTCACACCTTACCAGCAGGGGCACTATGCCAGAGAACTGTTCCAGAGTGAGGGACGGGTACACTTTGCAGGGGAGCACACGGCCACACCTCACGGATGGATCGAAACGTCCATCAAGTCTGCACTCAGGGCAGCTAAAAATGTTAACAGTCTTACACTGTAG
- the il4i1 gene encoding L-amino-acid oxidase isoform X3, whose protein sequence is MTSHMALCKLFPLVLVAVLVLTVNGIIGDPLFECLQDTDYSELLDIVEKGLPAAKTPRHVAIVGGGIAGLTAAKFLEDAGHKVTIIEASNRIGGRVETFRNRREGWYAELGAMRIPSFHKILLSFASKLQIPMNRFIQDDINTYYLVNGVLHKTYTVENNPSVLNYSLSDRERGKTAAQLFSQALWKVRDDVKAIGCSATLDKYDSYTVKEYLVKEGNLSRGALRMIGDILNENSLFYTSLIEMMYMQSDISDNVEYFEVTDGFEHLPRAFYQVLNATILLNSKVKLINQTGGRNVTITYQDQHNSGSLTNLTVDYTLVTATAKATLFIDFQPPLSGDKMEALRSVHYTSSTKVVLSFKERFWDKEGIRGGKSITDRPARFIYYPSHTFPRTSAGALLASYTCSDDSALFQGMNDGELMAVVLEDLVKIHGEYIRPLWTGGLVKKWGLDPYSLGAFVLFTPYQQGHYARELFQSEGRVHFAGEHTATPHGWIETSIKSALRAAKNVNSLTL, encoded by the exons ATGACGTCTCACATGGCACTGTGCAAACTCT TTCCTCTGGTTCTAGTGGCGGTTTTGGTGCTCACTGTGAATGGGATAATAGGAGATCCCCTGTTTGAGTGCCTCCAAGACACAGACTACAGCGAGCTTCTTGACATCGTGGAGAAAGGTCTTCCTGCTGCAAAGACGCCTCGACACGTAGCAATCGTTGGCGGGGGCATCGCTGGACTGACGGCTGCCAAGTTTCTAGAAGATGCTGGACATAAG GTGACCATAATCGAGGCCAGTAATCGTATCGGAGGACGTGTGGAGACCTTCAGGAACAGAAGAGAGGGCTGGTACGCAGAACTGGGGGCCATGAGGATCCCGAGCTTTCATAA gattttgctttcttttgcGTCCAAATTACAAATACCTATGAACCGCTTCATCCAAGATGACATCAACACCTACTACTTGGTAAATGGAGTGCTACATAAAACCTATACAGTTGAAAACAACCCCAGCGTGCTCAACTACAGCTTGTCTGATAGGGAGAGGGGGAAAACGGCCGCTCAGCTCTTCAGCCAGGCGCTGTGGAAG gtgagagatGATGTGAAGGCAATCGGCTGTAGTGCCACATTGGATAAATATGACTCCTACACAGTGAAG GAGTATCTGGTGAAGGAGGGCAATCTGAGTCGTGGAGCCCTGAGGATGATTGGGGACATCCTGAATGAAAACAGCCTCTTCTACACATCACTGATCGAGATGATGTACATGCAGTCAGACATCAGTGACAACGTCGA GTACTTTGAGGTGACTGATGGCTTTGAACACCTCCCCAGAGCTTTCTACCAGGTCTTAAATGCCACCATCCTCCTCAACTCCAAGGTCAAGCTCATAAACCAGACAGGTGGTAGAAATGTGACCATCACCTATCAGGACCAGCACAACTCAGGTTCCCTGACTAACCTAACGGTGGACTACACCCTGGTCACTGCCACAGCCAAGGCCACCCTGTTCATTGACTTCCAGCCCCCTCTCTCTGGGGACAAGATGGAGGCCCTGCGCTCAGTTCATTACACCAGCTCCACCAAGGTGGTGCTTAGTTTCAAGGAGCGCTTCTGGGATAAAGAGGGCATCAGAGGAGGGAAGAGCATCACAGACCGGCCCGCTCGCTTCATCTACTACCCCAGCCACACCTTCCCCAGGACATCCGCAGGTGCACTGCTGGCATCCTACACCTGCTCTGATGACTCCGCCCTCTTCCAGGGCATGAATGATGGGGAGCTGATGGCTGTGGTCCTGGAGGACTTGGTGAAGATCCACGGAGAGTATATCAGGCCTCTGTGGACAGGGGGGCTGGTGAAGAAGTGGGGCTTGGATCCTTATAGTCTGGGAGCCTTTGTCCTGTTCACACCTTACCAGCAGGGGCACTATGCCAGAGAACTGTTCCAGAGTGAGGGACGGGTACACTTTGCAGGGGAGCACACGGCCACACCTCACGGATGGATCGAAACGTCCATCAAGTCTGCACTCAGGGCAGCTAAAAATGTTAACAGTCTTACACTGTAG